A single window of Martelella sp. NC20 DNA harbors:
- a CDS encoding Fe(3+) ABC transporter substrate-binding protein: MTRLSAITRIFATVGTLAFAAPAFSAEEVNVYSYRQPELIAPLLERFEAETGIQTNVLFLDKGLVERIQAEGVNSPVDVILTVDIGRLTEAKEAGVTQSVESELINADIPAQYRDDAGEWFALTKRGRVVYASKDRVGDIPITYEELADPKWKGAICVRDGQHPYNIALIASMIAHHGTEYTEEWLKGFKANLARKPNGNDRGQAKAIMSGECDIALGNTYYVGLMMTNEKDPEQKDWAAAITVLFPNADDRGTHVNISGMAMAKNAPHPDNALKLMEFLASPEAQEIYAEQVFEYPVMPGAEASEIVQSFGEINPDTLPLSDVASHRKQASELVDKVGFNDGP; the protein is encoded by the coding sequence ATGACAAGACTTTCAGCGATCACCCGTATTTTTGCGACGGTCGGCACTCTGGCGTTCGCCGCGCCGGCGTTCTCTGCCGAGGAGGTCAACGTCTATTCCTACCGCCAGCCGGAGCTGATCGCGCCATTGCTGGAACGGTTCGAGGCGGAAACCGGAATCCAGACAAATGTCCTGTTCCTCGACAAGGGCCTTGTCGAACGCATTCAGGCCGAGGGGGTCAACAGCCCCGTGGACGTCATCCTGACTGTTGATATCGGACGGTTGACCGAAGCCAAGGAGGCCGGCGTCACCCAGTCGGTCGAAAGCGAGCTTATCAATGCCGACATTCCAGCGCAATATCGCGACGACGCCGGCGAATGGTTCGCCCTGACCAAGCGCGGACGCGTGGTCTATGCCTCGAAGGACAGGGTGGGCGACATTCCGATTACCTATGAGGAACTGGCCGATCCGAAATGGAAGGGCGCGATCTGCGTCCGCGACGGCCAGCATCCCTACAATATCGCGCTGATTGCCTCGATGATCGCCCACCACGGAACCGAATATACCGAGGAATGGCTGAAAGGCTTCAAGGCCAACCTGGCGCGCAAGCCGAACGGCAATGACCGCGGTCAGGCCAAGGCGATCATGTCTGGCGAATGCGACATTGCGCTCGGCAATACATATTATGTCGGCCTGATGATGACCAATGAGAAAGACCCGGAGCAGAAGGACTGGGCGGCTGCCATCACCGTGCTGTTCCCGAATGCGGACGACCGCGGCACCCATGTCAACATTTCCGGCATGGCCATGGCCAAGAATGCGCCCCATCCGGACAACGCTCTGAAACTGATGGAATTCCTCGCCTCGCCCGAGGCCCAGGAAATCTACGCCGAACAGGTTTTTGAGTATCCGGTGATGCCTGGGGCCGAAGCCTCCGAGATCGTGCAGTCGTTCGGCGAGATCAATCCCGATACGCTGCCGCTTTCGGACGTGGCGTCGCACCGCAAGCAAGCATCCGAACTGGTCGACAAGGTTGGCTTCAACGACGGCCCCTGA
- a CDS encoding ABC transporter ATP-binding protein: protein MSKPLAAMSALSASYDGFPALHAVDLTLPEERIIAFCGPNGSGKSTALKVLRALHAPSGGTAEVAGKALDEWTPRALAREIAMLSQSPDAPEDMSVSDLAMLGRYSRRSRFSGPSAEDRRAVESALRTTGMDALSTRSIGQLSGGQVQRAWIAMTLAQDAPRIFLDEPTNHLDIAHALEILDLLVMLNRREKRSFVIVLHDLNHALRYADHVVLFDNGRIAAEGATRDVLTEERISAVFDIDCRILPLPETDLPVIVPLSRQPGSAYSGSTSAGGSSTS from the coding sequence ATGTCTAAGCCGCTCGCCGCCATGTCCGCGCTTTCCGCAAGTTATGATGGATTTCCGGCGCTCCATGCGGTCGACCTGACGTTGCCGGAGGAACGGATCATCGCCTTTTGCGGGCCGAACGGCAGCGGCAAGTCGACAGCGCTCAAGGTGCTGCGCGCGCTCCACGCGCCAAGCGGCGGCACGGCCGAAGTGGCGGGCAAGGCGCTCGATGAATGGACGCCGCGCGCGCTTGCCCGGGAAATCGCGATGCTCAGCCAGTCGCCGGACGCGCCGGAGGACATGAGCGTGTCCGATCTCGCCATGCTCGGCCGCTATTCCCGCCGCAGCCGGTTTTCCGGTCCGTCCGCGGAAGACCGGCGCGCCGTCGAGAGCGCGCTTCGGACCACCGGCATGGATGCGCTTTCGACCCGCAGTATCGGCCAGCTTTCGGGCGGGCAGGTGCAGCGCGCCTGGATCGCGATGACGCTGGCGCAGGACGCGCCGCGGATCTTCCTCGACGAGCCGACCAACCATCTCGACATCGCCCACGCGCTTGAAATCCTGGATCTGCTGGTGATGCTCAACCGCCGGGAGAAGCGCAGCTTCGTGATCGTGCTGCACGACCTCAACCACGCGCTGCGCTATGCCGATCATGTCGTGCTGTTCGACAACGGCCGGATCGCCGCCGAAGGCGCGACCCGCGACGTTCTGACCGAGGAACGGATCAGCGCCGTGTTCGATATCGATTGCCGGATACTGCCGTTGCCGGAAACCGACCTGCCGGTGATCGTGCCGCTGTCCCGCCAGCCGGGTTCGGCTTACTCGGGGAGCACCTCGGCCGGCGGCAGTTCGACCTCGTAG
- a CDS encoding ABC transporter substrate-binding protein, which translates to MPSGILASAVLSISFLTSGIAFAGEAIDHAMGTTEVPDAPLKVITLTNETTEAALALGVTPVGAPQSWYGDPWYPHLGDRLNGTEVLGTELSVNVELVAALEPDLIIGSRKRDEEIYGQLSAIAPTVFIEGLGAWKDNFAFVADVLNREAEGEAALASYEGRVEALKDGLGDKAGESISVVRFVPGQTYLYLNGSFLGHVLADAGFTRPPQQDADGLALAVGRESIPDMDGDRIFWLTYDTGDGKGRAMSEEFLSDPLWSRLSAVGDGRVHEVDDGVWATAGGWFAAQKMLDDLADVYEVELPPAEVLPE; encoded by the coding sequence ATGCCGTCCGGAATTCTCGCATCCGCCGTTCTTTCCATCTCGTTTCTGACAAGCGGCATCGCGTTCGCCGGTGAGGCGATCGACCATGCCATGGGCACGACGGAGGTGCCGGATGCGCCGCTGAAGGTAATCACGCTGACCAATGAGACGACCGAGGCCGCGCTCGCGCTCGGCGTGACCCCGGTCGGCGCGCCGCAATCCTGGTATGGCGACCCGTGGTATCCACATCTTGGCGACAGGCTCAACGGAACCGAAGTGCTAGGAACCGAACTTTCCGTCAATGTCGAGCTGGTGGCGGCGCTTGAGCCCGACCTGATCATCGGCAGCCGCAAGCGCGACGAGGAGATCTACGGTCAGCTTTCGGCGATCGCGCCGACCGTGTTCATCGAAGGGCTCGGCGCGTGGAAGGACAATTTCGCGTTTGTCGCCGATGTGCTGAACCGCGAGGCCGAGGGCGAGGCGGCACTGGCAAGCTATGAGGGCCGGGTCGAGGCGCTGAAGGACGGGCTTGGCGACAAGGCCGGCGAGAGCATATCGGTGGTGCGCTTCGTGCCGGGCCAGACCTATCTCTACCTGAACGGCAGCTTCCTCGGCCATGTGCTGGCTGATGCCGGCTTCACCCGGCCGCCGCAGCAGGATGCCGACGGGCTCGCGCTCGCGGTCGGCCGCGAAAGCATTCCCGACATGGATGGCGACCGGATTTTCTGGCTGACCTATGATACCGGCGACGGCAAGGGCAGGGCGATGTCGGAGGAATTCCTGTCCGATCCGCTGTGGTCGCGGCTTTCGGCGGTCGGGGATGGTCGCGTCCACGAGGTCGATGACGGCGTGTGGGCGACCGCCGGCGGCTGGTTCGCCGCCCAGAAAATGCTGGATGATCTCGCCGATGTCTACGAGGTCGAACTGCCGCCGGCCGAGGTGCTCCCCGAGTAA
- the rbfA gene encoding 30S ribosome-binding factor RbfA: MTRATSSAPSQRMLRVGEQVRAAITKVLQRGDLLDPLIETTVISISEVRMSPDLKVATAYVTPLGQTDHDAVVKALNHHAKFLRGRITREIRQMKNIPELRFRDDTSFENFRKIDELLHSPEVARDLDRDDSEE, from the coding sequence ATGACGAGAGCTACCTCCTCGGCGCCCTCCCAGCGCATGCTTCGCGTTGGCGAACAGGTGCGCGCCGCCATTACCAAGGTGTTGCAGCGCGGCGATCTTCTCGACCCGCTGATCGAAACCACCGTGATTTCCATTTCCGAAGTGCGGATGTCGCCGGACCTCAAGGTCGCGACCGCCTATGTCACGCCGCTTGGCCAGACCGACCATGATGCGGTGGTGAAGGCGCTCAATCATCACGCGAAATTCCTGCGCGGCCGGATCACGCGCGAGATCCGGCAGATGAAGAACATTCCGGAACTCAGGTTCCGCGACGACACCAGCTTCGAGAACTTCCGCAAGATCGACGAGCTTCTGCATTCGCCCGAAGTGGCGCGCGATCTCGATCGCGACGACAGCGAAGAATAA
- the rirA gene encoding iron-responsive transcriptional regulator RirA, with protein sequence MRLTKQTNYAVRMLMYCAANEGKLSRVPEIAKAYGVSELFLFKIIQPLHKAGIMATVRGRNGGVRLGRPAADITLFDVVRVTEENFAMAECFEIGAESDCPLVDSCGFNSALREALNAFFAVLAKYTIDDLVRRRPDIFRLLNIEDSRKTEQSAA encoded by the coding sequence ATGCGCCTGACAAAGCAGACAAATTATGCGGTTCGGATGCTCATGTATTGCGCCGCCAATGAGGGAAAGCTGAGCCGCGTGCCCGAGATCGCCAAGGCATATGGCGTTTCGGAGCTGTTCCTGTTCAAGATCATCCAGCCGCTTCACAAGGCCGGAATCATGGCCACCGTGCGCGGCCGCAATGGCGGTGTCCGCCTTGGCCGGCCCGCAGCCGATATCACTTTGTTCGATGTCGTGCGGGTGACGGAAGAGAATTTCGCGATGGCGGAATGTTTCGAAATCGGGGCCGAATCGGATTGTCCGCTGGTCGACAGTTGCGGCTTCAATTCCGCGCTCCGTGAGGCGCTCAATGCCTTCTTCGCGGTTCTGGCAAAATACACCATCGACGATCTCGTTCGCCGCCGCCCCGACATTTTCAGACTGCTCAATATTGAGGACAGTCGCAAGACCGAGCAGTCAGCGGCCTGA
- a CDS encoding FecCD family ABC transporter permease, whose protein sequence is MRKPLLLLSLTLLIAVIASLHLGVRFYGPANVWSAFSGGGDTADIIIRTLRLPRTLNAMATGAALAVSGLLMQATTRNALAEPGLLGVNAGAAFAVAFGLVIFGVVSVGAIGLLAVCGALAATALVFGLSSALGPQAGPTGILLIGVTVAAMLASLTQLALLLDETALETLLFWLSGGFADRPLALLSVGVAALAIALSGCVFLGPSIDALRLDDQSAKGIGVDVARTRIAALALAALLSAGAVAMSGPVAFLGLIAPHIARRLAPDRPAFIGMAVLAMLTGAIIAVLADILARLIVAPGEAPIGAVLAFVGVPFLIVLLRARRLREVGV, encoded by the coding sequence GTGCGAAAACCGCTGCTGCTGTTGAGCCTGACATTGCTGATCGCCGTGATTGCAAGCCTGCATCTCGGCGTACGGTTCTATGGTCCCGCAAATGTGTGGTCGGCGTTTTCGGGCGGCGGCGACACGGCGGACATCATCATTCGCACCCTGCGTCTGCCGCGCACCCTGAACGCGATGGCGACCGGCGCCGCCCTCGCCGTCTCCGGCCTGCTGATGCAGGCGACCACCCGCAACGCGCTCGCCGAACCCGGGCTTCTCGGCGTCAATGCCGGGGCTGCCTTCGCGGTGGCCTTCGGTCTGGTGATCTTCGGCGTGGTCTCGGTCGGCGCCATCGGCTTGCTTGCGGTCTGCGGCGCGCTTGCCGCCACCGCGCTCGTCTTCGGCCTGTCCTCCGCGCTCGGGCCGCAGGCGGGGCCAACGGGCATATTGCTGATCGGCGTCACGGTTGCCGCCATGCTTGCCTCGCTCACCCAGCTTGCCCTGCTTCTGGACGAGACCGCGCTTGAAACGCTGCTGTTCTGGCTCTCCGGCGGCTTTGCCGATCGCCCGCTGGCGCTGCTGTCGGTCGGCGTTGCGGCGCTCGCGATCGCGCTTTCCGGATGCGTCTTTCTCGGTCCCTCCATCGATGCGCTGCGGCTTGACGACCAGAGCGCCAAAGGCATCGGCGTCGATGTCGCCCGCACGCGCATTGCAGCGCTCGCGCTTGCCGCCCTGCTCTCTGCCGGCGCGGTCGCCATGTCCGGCCCGGTCGCCTTTCTCGGGCTGATCGCGCCGCATATCGCGCGCCGGCTTGCGCCAGACCGTCCGGCCTTTATCGGCATGGCCGTACTCGCCATGCTGACGGGCGCGATCATCGCGGTGCTGGCCGATATTCTGGCGCGCCTGATCGTCGCCCCCGGCGAAGCGCCGATCGGCGCCGTGCTTGCCTTTGTCGGCGTGCCGTTCCTGATCGTGCTGCTGCGCGCCAGAAGATTGCGGGAGGTCGGCGTATGA
- a CDS encoding polysaccharide biosynthesis/export family protein yields the protein MRAVTTICLTVLLSGCSAIYNVSEVRPVVGESSSVKVVPVTSQNVLLANALTPYRPLSLPSVFDQTATLHGSAVPQISAYKPQARPGPIATKLPPLQQPKSYRIGVGDVVLLATPNADSAINEINGLLAAQNARQGYTVQDDGAIAIPTVGRVNIAGMTLQEAQSALFQKLVASQIDPTFNLEIAEFNSQRVSVGGAVGNPQLAPITLTPLYLDEAITAAGGIQATDPSYATVRLYRNGEAYQIAATKLFAKNDIPKVLLQNGDRVFVDSEYSVELAEGYLRQELDLAKFQRDVLDEQRDIFETRVSMDAVDRDYVYVFGEVKNQGRWPLPFDRYASLADAMFEQGGISPVTGNPRRIYLLRKSPLQTAGPMEITAWSLDAQNTANLLLATELQLRPNDIVFVASQPITNWNRVISQVLPSISILGTANGILN from the coding sequence GTGCGTGCTGTAACAACCATTTGTCTGACCGTGCTGCTTTCCGGCTGCAGCGCCATTTACAATGTGTCGGAAGTGCGCCCGGTCGTGGGCGAAAGCTCGTCCGTGAAGGTGGTGCCGGTCACGAGCCAGAATGTGCTGCTTGCGAACGCCCTCACGCCCTATAGACCCTTGTCTCTGCCTTCGGTGTTCGATCAGACGGCGACCCTCCATGGCTCGGCCGTCCCGCAGATTTCCGCTTACAAGCCGCAGGCGAGACCCGGCCCGATCGCGACCAAATTGCCGCCTCTCCAGCAACCGAAATCCTATCGCATCGGGGTCGGTGATGTTGTGCTTCTGGCGACGCCCAACGCCGACTCTGCGATAAACGAGATCAACGGCCTGCTGGCGGCGCAGAACGCCCGCCAGGGCTACACGGTCCAGGATGACGGCGCGATTGCGATCCCCACCGTGGGGCGCGTCAATATCGCGGGCATGACGCTCCAGGAAGCTCAGTCCGCCCTGTTCCAGAAGCTGGTTGCGAGCCAGATCGACCCGACCTTCAATCTTGAGATCGCCGAATTCAATTCGCAACGCGTATCCGTGGGTGGCGCTGTCGGCAATCCTCAACTGGCGCCGATCACGCTGACGCCGCTCTATCTCGATGAGGCGATCACGGCGGCAGGGGGCATCCAGGCAACCGATCCGAGTTATGCCACTGTGCGGCTCTATCGCAATGGCGAGGCCTACCAGATAGCGGCCACGAAACTTTTCGCCAAGAACGACATCCCGAAAGTGCTGTTGCAGAACGGCGACCGGGTTTTCGTCGACAGCGAGTATTCCGTGGAACTTGCCGAAGGCTATCTCCGGCAGGAGCTCGATCTCGCAAAGTTTCAGCGCGATGTGCTGGACGAACAGCGCGACATCTTCGAGACGAGAGTGAGCATGGACGCGGTCGATCGCGACTATGTCTATGTCTTCGGTGAAGTGAAGAACCAGGGCCGCTGGCCTTTGCCCTTCGATCGCTATGCAAGTCTGGCGGACGCGATGTTCGAACAGGGCGGGATTTCGCCGGTAACCGGCAATCCGCGCCGGATATATCTGTTGCGAAAGAGCCCTCTGCAGACCGCCGGCCCGATGGAAATCACCGCATGGTCACTTGATGCGCAAAACACCGCTAACCTGCTTCTGGCGACCGAGTTGCAGTTGCGGCCGAACGATATCGTTTTCGTTGCCTCTCAGCCGATCACCAACTGGAATCGTGTGATTTCCCAGGTGCTACCGTCGATTTCCATCCTGGGAACCGCGAACGGCATCCTGAATTGA
- the truB gene encoding tRNA pseudouridine(55) synthase TruB codes for MARQRKPKGRPISGWLILDKPIDFGSTEAVSKIKWLYKAQKAGHAGTLDPLASGMLPIALGDATKTVPYVMDGRKIYEFTVSWGEERTTDDLEGEVSKSSDKRPQRADIEALLAGYTGVIEQVPPQFSAIKIDGNRAYDLAREGEIVDIPTREVEIHRLTLLGCPDENSAEFEVECGKGTYVRALARDMGRDLGCYGHISSLRRPFVAPFSEDMLVPLSDLVALEEIEDDAERFAALEEYLIDTSEALTSLPHVPVTEDQARRLKLGNPIILRGAHAPVEEPDAYASVAGKLVAIGEIAEGQFRPRRVFG; via the coding sequence ATGGCGCGACAGAGAAAACCCAAGGGCCGTCCGATCTCCGGCTGGCTGATCCTCGACAAGCCGATCGATTTCGGTTCCACCGAGGCCGTGTCCAAGATCAAGTGGCTCTACAAGGCCCAGAAGGCGGGACACGCCGGCACGCTCGATCCGCTCGCCTCCGGCATGCTGCCGATCGCGCTCGGCGATGCCACCAAGACCGTGCCTTACGTGATGGACGGCCGCAAGATCTATGAATTCACCGTCAGCTGGGGCGAGGAACGCACCACGGACGACCTCGAAGGCGAAGTCAGCAAAAGCTCTGACAAGCGGCCGCAGCGCGCCGATATCGAGGCATTGCTTGCCGGATATACCGGAGTCATCGAACAGGTTCCGCCGCAGTTCTCCGCCATCAAGATCGACGGCAACCGCGCCTATGACCTGGCGCGCGAGGGCGAGATCGTCGATATCCCGACCCGCGAGGTCGAAATCCACCGCCTGACGCTGCTCGGCTGCCCGGACGAAAATTCCGCGGAATTCGAGGTCGAGTGCGGCAAGGGAACCTATGTGCGCGCGCTTGCCCGCGACATGGGCCGCGATCTCGGCTGCTACGGTCATATCTCGTCGCTGCGCCGCCCCTTCGTGGCGCCGTTTTCCGAAGACATGCTGGTGCCGCTGTCCGATCTCGTCGCGCTCGAGGAGATCGAGGATGATGCCGAGCGGTTTGCAGCCCTTGAGGAATATCTCATCGATACGTCCGAAGCGCTCACCAGCCTGCCGCATGTGCCGGTCACGGAAGACCAGGCCCGCCGCCTGAAGCTCGGCAACCCGATCATCCTGCGCGGCGCCCACGCCCCCGTGGAAGAACCGGACGCCTACGCCTCGGTCGCCGGAAAGCTGGTGGCGATCGGCGAGATTGCCGAGGGCCAGTTCCGGCCAAGGCGGGTATTCGGGTAG
- a CDS encoding FecCD family ABC transporter permease: MTSPALRLIILGALLALCLVIATGLGSSFIGPERVIAALFGHGSRMDTVIIWTLRLPRVALAVAAGMALGLAGAILQRALRNPMAAPSILGITDGAAFGVVTFLWLFSDNANVLMVSIHWQPLAAVIGALAFAVLVGLLTLADQRRRDPVRVILYGIALSALAKAAVTLMMIIGPVYRASQALQWITGSVSAAHWMDVGVVTLGLAAAIPVLVFLRLPMRQIVLDTQTAATTGFSVDRNRIALMILSVLLTALAISQVGAIGFVGLIAPHAARLCYGQFTAGYLLATALLGGVLVLAADTLARTIASPLELPAGAVTALIGAPLFLILILRSQRNNV, from the coding sequence ATGACCTCCCCCGCCCTTCGCCTGATTATTCTCGGGGCGCTTCTGGCGCTCTGCCTGGTCATCGCCACCGGCCTCGGATCGAGCTTCATCGGGCCGGAGCGGGTCATCGCCGCCCTTTTCGGCCATGGCAGCCGGATGGACACCGTGATCATCTGGACGCTGCGGCTGCCAAGGGTGGCGCTGGCGGTCGCGGCCGGCATGGCGCTCGGCCTTGCCGGCGCGATCCTGCAGCGCGCGCTTAGAAACCCGATGGCCGCCCCCTCGATCCTCGGCATCACCGATGGCGCGGCCTTCGGCGTCGTCACCTTCCTGTGGCTGTTTTCCGACAACGCCAATGTGCTGATGGTATCGATCCACTGGCAACCGCTGGCGGCCGTCATCGGCGCGCTGGCCTTTGCCGTCCTTGTCGGGTTGCTGACGCTCGCCGACCAACGCCGCCGCGATCCCGTTCGGGTGATCCTTTATGGCATCGCCCTTTCGGCGCTGGCCAAGGCCGCAGTCACGCTGATGATGATCATCGGCCCGGTCTATCGCGCCAGCCAGGCGCTGCAATGGATCACCGGCTCGGTCAGCGCCGCCCACTGGATGGATGTCGGCGTCGTCACGCTCGGCCTAGCGGCCGCGATCCCCGTCCTTGTCTTCCTGCGCCTGCCGATGCGCCAGATCGTGCTCGATACCCAGACGGCCGCCACAACCGGATTTTCGGTTGATCGCAACCGGATCGCGCTGATGATCCTTTCGGTTCTGCTGACGGCGCTGGCGATCTCGCAGGTCGGTGCGATCGGCTTCGTCGGGCTGATCGCGCCCCATGCCGCACGGCTCTGCTACGGCCAGTTCACCGCCGGCTATCTGTTGGCCACCGCCCTGCTCGGCGGCGTGCTGGTGCTTGCTGCCGATACGCTGGCCCGCACGATCGCAAGCCCGCTCGAACTGCCGGCAGGCGCGGTCACCGCGCTGATCGGCGCGCCGCTTTTCCTCATCCTCATTCTCAGGAGCCAGCGCAACAATGTCTAA
- a CDS encoding aminotransferase: MHAWEKHGMENLFPGFSDFASLDEIGPIVLSHGEGVHVVDVDGKRYLDANSGLWNNVAGFNHQGLIDALCAQARRFPGYHSFFGRVADVTVELSARLIGLSPFESGKVYYTNSGSEANDTMVKMLWMINRAKGEPERRKIITRQNAYHGVTIATASMTAKPYNAEFGLPLPGFLHADCPHFWRHGLPGESEEAFTQRMARNLEDLIEREGPETIAGMFAEPVQGAGGVIPPSKGYFQAIRPILRKYGIPLIADEVICGFGRLGEMWGSDVYAIEPDAIIASKCLTAGYYPMGAVILGEQLSSSLMEACERFGEFPHGFTAAGSPLGSAVALKALDVIENEGLIDNVRKLSPHFLERLGRLGEHRHAGEARGIGFMGAIEIVADRNTKAGFDGKIGISERIANKALLNGLICRPLGASVVLAPPFIITRSEMDTMFDILEKTIEEVFADVGPMTGPA; encoded by the coding sequence ATGCATGCATGGGAAAAACACGGCATGGAAAACCTCTTTCCGGGCTTTTCTGATTTCGCCTCGCTGGATGAAATCGGCCCGATCGTGCTCTCCCACGGCGAGGGCGTCCATGTCGTCGATGTCGATGGCAAGCGCTATCTCGATGCCAATTCCGGGCTCTGGAACAATGTCGCCGGCTTCAACCATCAGGGCCTGATCGATGCGCTCTGCGCCCAGGCCAGACGTTTTCCCGGCTACCATTCCTTCTTCGGCCGGGTCGCCGATGTCACGGTCGAACTGTCGGCACGGCTGATCGGCCTGTCGCCGTTTGAAAGCGGCAAGGTCTACTATACCAATTCCGGCTCCGAGGCGAACGACACCATGGTCAAGATGCTGTGGATGATCAATCGCGCCAAAGGCGAGCCGGAGCGGCGCAAGATCATCACCCGCCAGAACGCCTATCACGGCGTCACCATCGCCACCGCGTCGATGACCGCCAAGCCCTATAATGCCGAGTTCGGCCTGCCGCTGCCGGGTTTCCTGCACGCCGACTGCCCGCATTTCTGGCGCCACGGCCTGCCGGGCGAGAGCGAGGAGGCGTTCACCCAGCGCATGGCCCGCAACCTTGAGGACCTGATCGAGCGCGAGGGACCGGAAACGATCGCCGGCATGTTTGCCGAGCCGGTGCAGGGCGCAGGCGGCGTTATCCCGCCCTCGAAGGGCTATTTCCAGGCGATCCGCCCGATCCTGAGGAAATACGGCATCCCGCTGATCGCCGACGAGGTGATCTGCGGTTTCGGACGGCTTGGCGAAATGTGGGGCAGCGATGTCTATGCCATCGAGCCGGACGCGATCATCGCCTCGAAATGCCTGACCGCCGGCTATTACCCGATGGGCGCGGTCATTCTCGGCGAGCAGCTCTCGTCGTCGCTGATGGAGGCCTGCGAACGCTTCGGCGAATTCCCCCACGGTTTCACCGCAGCCGGCAGTCCGCTCGGCAGCGCCGTTGCGCTGAAGGCGCTCGACGTGATCGAGAATGAAGGGCTGATCGACAATGTCCGCAAGCTCTCACCGCACTTCCTGGAGCGGCTCGGCCGGCTCGGAGAGCACCGTCACGCCGGCGAGGCGCGCGGCATCGGGTTTATGGGCGCGATCGAAATCGTTGCCGACAGGAACACAAAGGCGGGTTTTGACGGCAAGATCGGCATATCCGAAAGGATCGCCAACAAGGCGCTTCTAAACGGACTGATCTGCCGCCCGCTCGGCGCTTCCGTCGTGCTGGCGCCGCCCTTCATCATCACCCGGTCGGAGATGGACACGATGTTCGACATTCTGGAGAAGACCATCGAAGAGGTGTTTGCCGATGTCGGGCCGATGACCGGCCCGGCATAA
- a CDS encoding ABC transporter substrate-binding protein, which yields MVRLIRLAVVAALAALLATPLAARDVTGAMGAVTVPDHPARVVVLTNEGTEALLALGVQPVGAVNSWQGDPWWDHIEDKMGDAEPVGTESAVNLELVAALEPDLIIGNRQRQEEIYPQLSAIAPTVMSGELRGDWKVNFKLYAEALGLSDKGDEVIAAYDAKVAALRQKLGDATDEEVSVIRFLPGQIRIYQLDSFSGVLLKDIGFHRPENQNVEEFAIRTGKESIPDMDGDRIFYFTWEVGNGEGAALEQEVLADPLWQSLSAVKAGKVHGVSDAIWNTAGGVLAADLMLDDTARIYGVQ from the coding sequence GTGGTCCGATTGATCCGACTGGCAGTAGTGGCTGCCCTTGCCGCCTTGCTTGCAACCCCGCTAGCCGCCCGCGACGTGACCGGTGCGATGGGCGCCGTCACGGTTCCCGATCATCCCGCGCGCGTCGTGGTGCTCACCAATGAGGGCACCGAGGCGCTGCTCGCGCTCGGCGTCCAGCCGGTCGGCGCGGTCAATTCCTGGCAGGGCGATCCGTGGTGGGATCACATCGAGGACAAGATGGGCGATGCCGAGCCGGTCGGGACCGAAAGCGCTGTCAATCTGGAACTGGTCGCGGCGCTTGAGCCGGATCTGATCATCGGCAACCGTCAGCGTCAGGAGGAAATCTATCCCCAGCTTTCCGCGATCGCGCCGACGGTAATGTCGGGCGAACTGCGCGGCGACTGGAAGGTCAATTTCAAGCTCTATGCCGAAGCGCTCGGCCTTTCCGACAAGGGTGACGAGGTCATCGCCGCCTATGATGCCAAGGTCGCCGCCCTTCGCCAAAAGCTCGGCGACGCGACCGATGAGGAAGTCTCGGTCATCCGCTTTCTGCCGGGCCAGATCCGCATCTACCAGCTCGACAGTTTCTCGGGCGTCCTGCTGAAGGATATCGGGTTCCACCGCCCGGAGAACCAGAATGTCGAGGAATTCGCGATCCGCACCGGCAAGGAAAGCATTCCGGACATGGATGGCGACCGGATATTCTATTTCACCTGGGAGGTCGGCAATGGCGAGGGCGCGGCGCTTGAACAGGAGGTTCTGGCGGACCCGCTCTGGCAATCGCTCTCCGCCGTCAAGGCTGGTAAGGTCCATGGCGTTTCCGACGCGATCTGGAACACCGCGGGCGGCGTTCTGGCGGCCGACCTGATGCTCGACGATACCGCCCGGATTTACGGCGTTCAGTAA